The following are encoded together in the Flavihumibacter fluvii genome:
- a CDS encoding LytR/AlgR family response regulator transcription factor: MRILIVEDEELAVKKLQKTLHAVYPAAEVVGITESIKTTVEWLFSHPQPDLILMDIELCDGQSFEIFNLFDVKSPVIFTTSYDEFALKAFKVNSVDYLLKPVQKEELQAAIDKYQRLTAEHKPGINLDSLVKELQLKLQPKDFRKRFLVKQAQKLVSVDVEDIAYFYSDGRLNFFKTEDNKKFVVDYTMDELEDMLDPARFFRISRSFYVSVNCIDKIDDYFGNRLILALRPSVDKEALVSREKVTDFKKWMGK; encoded by the coding sequence ATGCGCATATTAATTGTAGAAGACGAAGAACTTGCCGTTAAAAAACTGCAGAAAACATTGCATGCTGTTTATCCAGCCGCTGAGGTGGTAGGCATCACAGAAAGCATCAAGACAACAGTTGAGTGGTTATTCAGCCATCCGCAACCTGACCTTATTTTGATGGATATTGAACTCTGCGATGGACAAAGTTTCGAGATATTCAACCTCTTTGATGTGAAGAGCCCGGTTATATTCACTACATCCTATGATGAGTTTGCCCTGAAAGCTTTTAAGGTGAATAGTGTGGATTACCTGCTGAAACCTGTACAAAAGGAAGAGTTGCAAGCGGCCATTGATAAGTACCAGCGGTTGACTGCAGAGCATAAGCCGGGTATTAATCTCGATAGTTTGGTGAAGGAACTGCAACTCAAACTGCAGCCAAAAGATTTCCGCAAGCGCTTCCTCGTAAAGCAGGCGCAGAAACTGGTATCGGTCGATGTTGAAGACATTGCCTATTTTTATAGTGATGGCCGGCTGAATTTCTTTAAGACTGAGGACAATAAAAAGTTTGTTGTAGACTATACCATGGATGAACTTGAAGACATGCTGGACCCGGCCCGGTTTTTCAGGATCAGCCGCTCTTTTTATGTTTCCGTAAACTGCATTGATAAGATCGACGATTATTTTGGCAACCGCCTCATCCTTGCTTTGCGACCTTCAGTGGACAAGGAAGCCCTGGTAAGCAGGGAAAAGGTCACCGATTTCAAAAAATGGATGGGTAAGTAA
- a CDS encoding 3-keto-disaccharide hydrolase: protein MKKNGSLALVLLAIFAITAAFRPKPKEWIALFDGKSLNGWKVGNNASTFSIENGSIKVAGPVAHLFYDGPVSNHQFKNFEFKAEVMTTPGSNSGIYFHTEFQEAGFPEKGYEVQVNNSHGDNKRTGSLYDIVDVKEVYVKDNVWYTEYIKVEGKHVIIKINDTVVVDYTEPENPLRLDNHPKRLISSGTFAFQGHDPKSVVYFRNIMVRPLPN, encoded by the coding sequence ATGAAAAAAAATGGTTCCCTGGCCCTAGTGCTCCTAGCAATTTTCGCAATAACCGCAGCTTTCAGGCCCAAGCCTAAAGAATGGATCGCGCTCTTTGACGGAAAATCCCTGAATGGCTGGAAAGTAGGAAATAATGCATCTACCTTTTCAATAGAAAATGGCAGTATAAAAGTAGCTGGTCCGGTTGCGCATTTGTTTTATGATGGTCCTGTCAGCAACCACCAGTTCAAAAACTTCGAGTTTAAAGCTGAGGTAATGACCACACCCGGATCCAATTCCGGCATTTATTTCCATACAGAATTCCAGGAAGCAGGCTTTCCTGAAAAAGGCTATGAAGTGCAGGTGAATAATTCCCATGGCGATAATAAACGAACCGGAAGTCTGTATGACATTGTAGATGTGAAAGAAGTATATGTAAAAGACAATGTATGGTACACAGAATATATTAAAGTAGAAGGCAAACATGTGATCATCAAGATCAATGATACGGTTGTGGTGGATTATACTGAACCAGAGAATCCTTTGCGCTTGGATAACCATCCCAAAAGACTGATCTCCAGTGGTACATTTGCCTTTCAGGGCCATGACCCCAAAAGCGTTGTGTATTTCAGGAACATCATGGTAAGGCCTTTACCAAATTAA